One window from the genome of Gadus morhua chromosome 16, gadMor3.0, whole genome shotgun sequence encodes:
- the ca4b gene encoding carbonic anhydrase 4b produces MASTGPDDWPLVARHCSGRNQSPVNIVTRTTLPDERLVPLQLINYQKIFRGRIINNGHTVQLDLPSNVKIQGGKLAGPYKALQLHFHWGKDGGPGSEHTIDGERFPMEMHIVHIKEEYDTLDQAVADDTGVAVLGFFFQESPTPNKQYEPIISALKDLNHKASNSTLGGVSLGRLVPPEETLEHYFRYQGSLTTPHCDESVVWTLFETPVPLSRKQLSAFCGLRSPRGTRMVNTYRPEQQLNGRKVYYSGGGLPLLNTALLICSVLISSGPSLHSES; encoded by the exons ATGGCTTCCACAGGCCCCGACGATTGGCCCTTGGTCGCTCGGCATTGCAGTGGAAGAAACCAGTCTCCTGTGAATATTGTCACAAGGACAACGCTTCCCGATGAAAGGCTGGTTCCGTTACAACTCATCAACTATCAGAAAATTTTCAGAGGTCGCATCATAAACAACGGACATACCG TTCAACTAGATCTACCCTCAAATGTAAAGATCCAAGGCGGAAAGCTGGCAGGGCCATATAAGGCCTTGCAGCTCCACTTCCACTGGGGGAAAGATGGAGGCCCAGGGTCCGAGCATACTATTGATGGAGAACGGTTCCCCATGGAG ATGCACATTGTCCATATAAAGGAAGAATATGATACTTTGGACCAAGCTGTGGCAGACGACACAGGCGTGGCAGTTCTTGGGTTTTTCTTTCAG GAATCTCCCACTCCGAATAAGCAATACGAACCCATCATATCGGCCCTGAAAGACCTAAACCATAAAG CGAGCAACAGCACGCTTGGCGGCGTGTCACTGGGCCGGCTAGTGCCACCGGAGGAGACTCTCGAACACTACTTCCGTTACCAGGGCTCGCTCACCACGCCGCACTGTGACGAGTCCGTCGTGTGGACGCTGTTTGAAACCCCCGTTCCGCTAAGCAGGAAACAG CTGTCTGCGTTCTGCGGTCTTCGGTCTCCCCGTGGGACGCGCATGGTGAACACCTACCGGccagagcagcagctgaacgGGAGGAAGGTGTATTACTCCGGCGGGGGCCTGCCTCTGCTTAACACCGCCCTGCTCATCTGCTCTGTGTTGATATCCAGTGGACCCTCACTGCACAGCGAGAGCTGA
- the LOC115561697 gene encoding RIMS-binding protein 2, protein MDGLLEVDVLIYPDGVRLARPEDIREWELEAATKLALPSARLFVALYPYNPAAMSPNRETAAAELPFVPGQIIKVFGDKDSDGFYHGESGGLRGDVPSNMVAEVPVEDEDMKAVLMQQGFLLVDHTGASFTPEDLSETSSVPDDVVVQRMVAIFEYIPWESSPNMDSEAELGFRSGDIIYVFGDMDQDGFYYGDLHGRRGLVPSNFLQPLPWN, encoded by the exons ATGGACGGCCTTCTGGAAGTGGACGTCCTGATCTACCCAGACGGGGTGCGGCTGGCCCGGCCGGAGGACATCAGGGAATGGGAGCTGGAGGCGGCCACCAAGCTGGCCCTGCCCAGCGCCCGGCTCTTCGTGGCGCTGTACCCCTACAACCCGGCCGCCATGTCCCCCAACCGCgagacggcggcggcggagctGCCCTTTGTGCCGGGTCAGATCATCAAG GTGTTTGGTGATAAGGACTCGGACGGCTTCTACCACGGGGAGTCGGGGGGGCTGCGGGGGGACGTCCCCAGCAACATGGTGGCTGAGGTCCCCGTGGAGGACGAGGACATGAAGGCGGTGCTGATGCAGCAAGGCTTCCTGCTGGTGGACCACACCG GTGCGTCCTTCACCCCAGAGGACCTGAGTGAGACCTCCAGTGTCCCTGACGACGTGGTTGTCCAACGCATGGTCGCCATCTTTGAATACATCCCGTGGGAAAGCTCCCCTAACATGGACAGTGAG GCCGAGCTTGGCTTTCGTTCAGGAGACATCATTTATGTGTTTGGGGACATGGATCAAGATGGATTCTACTAT GGAGATCTTCATGGACGACGGGGACTGGTTCCATCAAACTTCCTGCAACCCCTTCCCTGGAACTAG
- the ywhag2 gene encoding 14-3-3 protein gamma-1, whose amino-acid sequence MVDREQLVQKARLAEQAERYDDMAAAMKSVTELNEALSNEERNLLSVAYKNVVGARRSSWRVISSIEQKTSADGNEKKIEMVRAYREKIEKELEAVCQDVLNLLDNFLIKNCNETQHESKVFYLKMKGDYYRYLAEVATGEKRAAVVESSEKSYSEAHEISKEHMQPTHPIRLGLALNYSVFYYEIQNAPDQACHLAKTAFDDAIAELDTLNEDSYKDSTLIMQLLRDNLTLWTSDQQDDEAGEGNN is encoded by the exons ATGGTTGACCGTGAGCAGTTGGTGCAGAAAGCCAGGCTGGCTGAACAAGCTGAGAGATATGATGATATGGCCGCTGCAATGAAATCG GTAACAGAGCTGAATGAGGCCCTGTCCAACGAGGAGAGAAACCTCCTGTCCGTGGCCTACAAGAACGTGGTGGGGGCCCGGAGGTCCTCCTGGAGGGTGATCTCCAGCATCGAGCAGAAGACGTCGGCCGACGGCAACGAGAAGAAGATCGAGATGGTGCGCGCCTACCGGGAGAAGATcgagaaggagctggaggctgTGTGCCAGGACGTGCTCAACCTCCTCGACAACTTCCTGATCAAGAACTGCAACGAGACGCAGCACGAGAGCAAGGTGTTCTACCTGAAGATGAAGGGCGACTACTACCGCTACCTGGCCGAGGTGGCCACCGGCGAGAAGAgggcggcggtggtggagtCGTCCGAAAAGTCGTACAGCGAGGCGCACGAGATCAGCAAGGAGCACATGCAGCCCACCCACCCCATCCGGCTGGGGCTGGCACTCAACTACTCTGTGTTCTACTACGAGATCCAGAACGCGCCGGACCAGGCCTGCCACCTGGCCAAGACGGCCTTCGACGACGCCATCGCCGAGCTGGACACCCTGAACGAGGACTCCTACAAAGACTCTACGCTCATCATGCAGCTGCTCCGGGACAACCTGACTCTGTGGACCAGCGACCAGCAGGACGACGAGGCCGGCGAGGGCAACAACTAA
- the LOC115561543 gene encoding dehydrogenase/reductase SDR family member 11 gives MDRWKGRVALVTGASAGIGAAVAEDLVQHGMKVVGCARNVEKIQDIATKCQKSGYTGLLVPYQCDLSNEEEILAMFSAIKAQHGGVDVCINNAGLAHPDSILNGKTSSWRNMLQVNVLALSICTREAYQSMTGRNVNDGHIININSMSGHRVVPTADVHFYSATKYAVTALTEGLRQELHEAKTQIRATCISPGLVETEFHSRMYHQNPEKGPSVFGSIKYLEAKDVSNAVTYVLAAPPHVQIGDIQMRPVEQKS, from the exons ATGGACCGCTGGAAGGGAAGGGTGGCTCTGGTGACCGGAGCCTCTGCAGGGATCGGGGCGGCGGTAGCCGAGGATCTCGTCCAGCACGGCATGAAAGTTGTCGGCTGCGCCAGGAATGTGGAGAAAATACAG GACATTGCCACCAAGTGCCAGAAGTCTGGTTACACTGGGCTTTTGGTTCCCTATCAATGTGACCTTTCCAATGAAGAGGAGATCCTTGCCATGTTCTCAGCCATTAAAGCCCAACACGGAGGGGTGGATGTCTGTATCAACAACGCTGGCCTTGCTCACCCAGACAGTATTTTGAATGGCAAAACCAGTAGCTGGAGAAACATGTTGCAG GTGAATGTCCTTGCCTTGTCCATATGCACCCGAGAGGCCTATCAATCAATGACAGGGCGAAATGTTAATGACGGGCACATAATTAACATAAACAG CATGAGTGGCCATCGAGTCGTGCCCACCGCTGACGTGCACTTCTACAGCGCGACTAAGTACGCTGTTACGGCTCTGACTGAGGGCCTGCGACAGGAACTGCATGAGGCCAAGACCCAAATAAGGGCAACC tgcATTTCTCCTGGCCTTGTGGAGACTGAATTTCACTCTAGAATGTACCACCAAAACCCAGAGAAGGGTCCTTCTGTTTTTGGCAGTATAAAG TATTTGGAGGCTAAAGACGTTTCCAATGCGGTCACATACGTCTTAGCTGCACCTCCACACGTGCAG ATTGGAGACATTCAAATGCGCCCCGTGGAACAGAAGTCTTAG